Proteins encoded within one genomic window of Saccharopolyspora pogona:
- a CDS encoding VOC family protein, producing MEILNSRLILRPQDWDRSLRFYRDVLGLAIAREFPGGTVFFLGQGFLEISGRGGPGPSPDQVLWLQVREVRAEFERLRDHGVTVLAEPERQPWGLDEAWVADPDGMRIVLVEIPADHPIRTDVRPPQA from the coding sequence ATGGAGATCTTGAACAGCCGGTTGATCCTTCGTCCCCAGGACTGGGACCGCTCGTTGCGGTTTTACCGGGACGTGCTCGGACTGGCCATCGCACGCGAATTCCCCGGCGGCACGGTCTTCTTCCTGGGGCAGGGATTCCTGGAGATCTCCGGCCGGGGTGGTCCGGGGCCGAGCCCGGACCAGGTGCTCTGGCTCCAGGTGCGCGAAGTCCGAGCCGAGTTCGAGCGGCTGCGGGACCACGGCGTGACGGTCCTCGCCGAGCCCGAGCGCCAGCCCTGGGGGCTGGATGAGGCATGGGTGGCCGACCCGGACGGCATGCGAATCGTCCTGGTCGAGATCCCGGCCGACCACCCGATCCGCACCGACGTCCGCCCACCCCAGGCATGA